The following is a genomic window from Actinomadura sp. WMMB 499.
ACCAGGTGATGTCCGGGTACTGGCGGGAGCCGGAGCTGACCGCCGAGTCGTTCCGGGACGGCTGGCTGCGCACCGGCGACGTCGTCCGCCGCGACCCGGACGGCATGATCTACATCGTCGACCGGATCAAGGACATGATCGTCACGGGCGGGGAGAACGTCGCGTCCCGCGAGGTCGAGGAGGTCCTGTACCGGCATCCCGCCATCGCGGACGCCGCCGTGTTCGGCGTCCCGGACGCCCGGTGGGGCGAGGCCGTCGCCGCCGCCGTCGTCGTCCGCCCCGAGCACGCCGGGGCGGTCACCGCCGGCGACGTCGCCGCGTTCGTCCGCGAGCATCTCGGCGGGTACAAGGTCCCGCGGAAGGTCGAGTTCGTCCCCGAGCTTCCGCGCAACGTCGCGGGCAAGGTCCTCAAGAGGGACCTGCGGGCCCGCCACCACGAGATTCGGGAGGTGTCATGAACCGCGAATTCGAGCTCGGCGGCATCAACCATCTGGCGCTGGTGTGCTCCGACATGCGGCGCACCATCGACTTCTACTCCGGCGTGCTCGGCATGCCGCTGGTCAAGACGCTGGACCTGCCGGGAGGCATGGGCCAGCACTTCTTCTTCGACTGCGGCGGCGGCGACTGCGTCGCGTTCTTCTGGTTCCCCGACGCGCCCGACGGCGTCCCCGGCATCTCCGCGCCGAAGACGCGTCCCGAGGAGGGCGAGCTCCTCAGCGCCGTCGGGTCGATGAACCACGTCGCGTTCCACGTGCCGGTCGAGAAGTTCGACGAGTACCGGACGCGGCTGAAGGAGAAGGGCGTCAAGGTCAGCCCGGTCCTTAACCACGACGACAGCGAGTTCGGCGTCGCCCCGAAGATGCAGGACGGGGTGTTCGTCCGCTCGTTCTACTTCCAGGACCCGGACGGCATCCTCCTGGAGTTCGCGTGCTGGACGCGGACGTTCACCGATGCCGACGTCTCCCACACCCCGAAGACGGCCGCCGACCGGCGGCCCGCGAAGGAGAGCAATGCCGCGCCTGCGTGAGGTCCCCCGAGCCGAAGTCACCGACGAACGGATCCTGTTCTTCTACGACCGGCTGTTCGCGCCCGACCGCGACCCGGCCGTCGACCACGGCACCGCCACCGGCACCCCCGGCGACTGGTGGACCGTGTTCGCGCAGGACCCGGACGTCTTCCGGCACGCCGTCCGCGGCTTCGCGCTCTACCGGGGCGCCTCCCTCGACCCGGCACTGCGCGAGCTCGGCCAGTGCCGGGCCGGCTGGGCGCGCGGCAGCCAGTTCGTCTTCTCGCAGCACTGCAAGCAGATGCGGGCGCTGAAGATGCCCGAGGAGAAGATCGAGGCGATCCCGCACTGGCAGACGGCCGACTGCTACACGCCGCTGGAGCGGGCGCTGCTCGCCTACACCGACGGGCTCGTCCTGGACGGCGGCCGCGTCCCGGACGCCGTCTTCGACATCCTCCGCGAGCACCTGTCGGACAAGGAAATCCTGCAGTTCACCTACATCACCTGCATGTACGACATGCACGCGGTGATGTCGAAGGCGCTGCGCGTCGAGTACGACAACCGCGAGGAGCCGATCGTCGAGGTCGCCGCGCCCGAGGGCTACGGCGACCGGGACATCTCCGACGACCTCGCCGGGGGACGCTGATGCTGTTCCCCGTGCCCGGCCACGTCCGGGACGTCCGCGACTCCGTGCACGCGTTCGTGACCGAGCGGGTCGAACCGGCCGAGGACGTCCTGAACGCGGGCGGCGACGAGGCCCGCGCGGCCATCGGGCGGCTCCAGCGGGAGGCGAAGGACGCCGGGCTGTGGGCGCTCGGGCACCCCGCCGAGCTGGGCGGCGGCGGACTGCCGTTCCTCGACTACGTGTACGTCAACGAGGTGCAGGGCCGCAGCGAGTGGGGGCAGATCGCCCTCGGCACCTTCACGCTCCAGGACTCGCTGATGCTGCACAAGTACGCGAGCCCCCGCTGGCGGGACCGCTACCTGGCGCCGATGGTGGCCGGGGAGCTGTCGCCGAGCTTCGCGATGACCGAACCGGACGTCGCGGGCTCCGACCCGACCGGCATGGAGACGACCGGCGAACTCGACGGCGACCACTGGGTGATCCGGGGCCGCAAGTGGTTCACGACGAACGCCGCCGCGGCCGCGTACACGACCGTCATGTGCCGCACCGAACCGGACGCCGCGTCGCCGCACCGGGCGTTCAGCATGATCATCGTGCCGACGGACACCCCCGGCTACCGGATCGTCCGGGACACGCCCGTCCTCGGGATGGGCGGCGGCACCGGGCACGGCGGGCACTACGAGGTCGCCTACGACGACGTCCGCGTCCCGGCCGACAACCTGCTCGGCCCGCGCGGGCACGGGTTCGTCATCGCGCAGGACCGGCTCGGCCCCGGCCGGATCTTCCACTGCATGCGCTGGCTCGGCCAGGCGCAGCGCGCGTTCGAGCTGATGTGCGCCCGGCTGGACGCGCGGACCGCGTTCGGCGAGCCGCTCGCCGCCAAGCAGCTCATGCAGCAGCACGTGTTCGACTCCTACACCGAGATCCAGGCGGCCCGGATGCTCACGCTCCAGGCCGCCGAGCAGATCGACGCGGGCTCGCAGGCGCGCGTGGAGATCGGCGCGATCAAGGTCGTCGGGGCGAGGATGCTGCACAACGTCGTCGACCGCGCGATCCAGGTGCACGGCGCCGCGGGCCTCACCGACGACTTCCCGCTGTCGCGCATGTACCGGCACGCCCGCGAGGCGCGCATCTACGACGGCCCGGACGAGGTCCACGTGCAGAGCACCGCCCGCCGCATCCTCAAGGCGATGCGGTGAGGCGCCGGACGCTCCTCTCCGGGGCACTCGCCGCCGGCCTGGCCGTCGGCACCGGCGGACCGGCCGCGGCGAAACCCCGCAGGAAGGGCAGGAGAATGAAGATCACCACGCTGGCCGAGGGCCTGCTGTTCCCCGAGGGCCCGGTCGCGCTGCCGGACGGCGACGTCCTCGTCTGCGAGATCCACCGCGGCACCCTCACCCGCGTCCGCCCGGACGGCACGACGTCCGTCGCCGCCGAGGTCGGCGGCGGCCCGAACGGCGCCGCGCTCGGCCCGGACGGGCGCGTGTACGTCGCCAACTGCGGCGGTCTGCTCCGCTTCGAGGTCGGCGGGTTCGTGTTCGCGGGCGGGATCCCCGCCGACTACGAGACCGGCAGCATCCAGGCCGTCGACCTCGCCACCGGC
Proteins encoded in this region:
- a CDS encoding VOC family protein gives rise to the protein MNREFELGGINHLALVCSDMRRTIDFYSGVLGMPLVKTLDLPGGMGQHFFFDCGGGDCVAFFWFPDAPDGVPGISAPKTRPEEGELLSAVGSMNHVAFHVPVEKFDEYRTRLKEKGVKVSPVLNHDDSEFGVAPKMQDGVFVRSFYFQDPDGILLEFACWTRTFTDADVSHTPKTAADRRPAKESNAAPA
- a CDS encoding carboxymuconolactone decarboxylase family protein, translated to MPRLREVPRAEVTDERILFFYDRLFAPDRDPAVDHGTATGTPGDWWTVFAQDPDVFRHAVRGFALYRGASLDPALRELGQCRAGWARGSQFVFSQHCKQMRALKMPEEKIEAIPHWQTADCYTPLERALLAYTDGLVLDGGRVPDAVFDILREHLSDKEILQFTYITCMYDMHAVMSKALRVEYDNREEPIVEVAAPEGYGDRDISDDLAGGR
- a CDS encoding acyl-CoA dehydrogenase family protein, which encodes MLFPVPGHVRDVRDSVHAFVTERVEPAEDVLNAGGDEARAAIGRLQREAKDAGLWALGHPAELGGGGLPFLDYVYVNEVQGRSEWGQIALGTFTLQDSLMLHKYASPRWRDRYLAPMVAGELSPSFAMTEPDVAGSDPTGMETTGELDGDHWVIRGRKWFTTNAAAAAYTTVMCRTEPDAASPHRAFSMIIVPTDTPGYRIVRDTPVLGMGGGTGHGGHYEVAYDDVRVPADNLLGPRGHGFVIAQDRLGPGRIFHCMRWLGQAQRAFELMCARLDARTAFGEPLAAKQLMQQHVFDSYTEIQAARMLTLQAAEQIDAGSQARVEIGAIKVVGARMLHNVVDRAIQVHGAAGLTDDFPLSRMYRHAREARIYDGPDEVHVQSTARRILKAMR